The proteins below are encoded in one region of Deinococcus aquaedulcis:
- a CDS encoding phytoene desaturase family protein, which produces MTRWAGRSVGILGGGVAGLALAALLAGQGHRVTVYERDQLGGKLRRLRVGGATFDTGPSLFTFPAVWRAYLARLGETDPLDLRPLPGGLGVHHTPHGPVPLPVPPGHALWPHWQRYVGAAAPLVPHLPTLLTTPPRLTAPAFVQASAALLRATRGHLTAQGWLRAQGLPPALTHAVATHALNAGLSPQDAPALYALIPALVGEEVYRPAQGMGTLLDILIGFASARGAVLREGAEVKAVRGRSLILAGGEEARHDLLISALDPARLSALRGQPVRSPPARRTVSGVALYAELPQPAPLPATSVLPPHDFGVFRRFTRAGALPPSTLALVHAEGPRLSVLLAAPATGAALGAEHPWVQAQLRRVEAALGVPGLWRSARAVAALPPAHYAAGGHPGGALYGAALPPWRGGPLHPQPYRAAPGLWQVGTGVHPGGGLPAVLGGVLIVDTLLRARLQAGSA; this is translated from the coding sequence ATGACCCGCTGGGCGGGCCGCTCGGTGGGGATTCTGGGCGGCGGGGTGGCAGGCCTCGCCCTGGCCGCATTGCTGGCGGGGCAGGGCCACCGGGTGACCGTGTACGAGCGCGACCAGCTGGGCGGCAAGCTGCGCCGCCTGCGGGTGGGCGGGGCCACCTTCGACACCGGGCCCAGCCTGTTCACGTTTCCGGCCGTGTGGCGCGCGTATCTGGCGCGGCTGGGCGAGACTGATCCCCTAGACCTGCGTCCGCTCCCTGGGGGGCTGGGGGTGCACCACACGCCGCACGGCCCGGTGCCGCTGCCGGTACCGCCCGGCCATGCGCTGTGGCCGCACTGGCAGCGGTACGTGGGGGCAGCGGCGCCGCTGGTGCCCCACCTGCCCACGCTGCTCACCACCCCGCCACGCCTGACTGCCCCCGCGTTCGTGCAGGCCAGTGCGGCGCTCCTGAGGGCCACGCGGGGCCACCTCACGGCTCAGGGGTGGCTGCGGGCCCAGGGGCTGCCCCCGGCGCTGACGCACGCGGTGGCCACTCACGCCCTGAACGCCGGGCTCTCGCCCCAGGACGCGCCCGCCCTGTACGCCCTGATTCCCGCCCTGGTGGGTGAGGAAGTGTACCGCCCGGCCCAGGGCATGGGCACCCTGCTGGACATCCTGATTGGCTTTGCCTCGGCGCGCGGCGCCGTCCTGCGGGAAGGGGCAGAGGTCAAGGCCGTGCGCGGCCGGTCCCTCATCCTGGCTGGGGGCGAGGAAGCCCGCCACGACCTGCTGATCAGCGCCCTGGACCCGGCGCGGTTATCGGCGCTGCGGGGCCAGCCGGTGCGCTCACCGCCCGCCCGGCGCACCGTGAGCGGCGTGGCCCTCTACGCCGAGCTGCCCCAGCCTGCGCCCCTGCCGGCCACCAGCGTGCTGCCGCCCCACGACTTTGGGGTGTTCCGGCGCTTCACCCGTGCCGGCGCTCTGCCGCCCAGCACCCTGGCCCTGGTCCACGCCGAGGGCCCGCGTCTGAGCGTGCTGCTGGCCGCGCCCGCCACCGGGGCGGCCCTGGGGGCAGAGCATCCCTGGGTGCAGGCGCAGCTGCGGCGGGTAGAGGCCGCGCTGGGGGTGCCGGGCCTGTGGCGCTCGGCCCGCGCGGTGGCCGCGCTGCCCCCGGCCCATTACGCGGCAGGCGGGCACCCCGGGGGGGCGCTGTACGGCGCCGCGCTGCCCCCCTGGCGCGGGGGGCCGCTGCACCCACAGCCGTACCGCGCCGCGCCGGGG